A window of the Drosophila simulans strain w501 chromosome 2L, Prin_Dsim_3.1, whole genome shotgun sequence genome harbors these coding sequences:
- the LOC6730617 gene encoding uncharacterized protein LOC6730617 isoform X5 — protein sequence MFAPRNSSPVAIYGKEDVAAYEIKLKKVLGLTVCSNAALDVSPVSGLLAYPAGCTVVLFNAKRQTQAYLVNTSRKAFTSVAFSRCGRYVATGECGINPAIKVWELETPNGSLEHCSGGSVVAEFVDHKYAVTCVAFSPTGKYLVSVGSQHDMIVNVFDWRANLKMASNKISSKVAAVCFSEDGSYFVTVGNRHVKYWYLEGGRKYKDPIPLMGRSAILGDLRDNDFCAVACGKGICAESTYAITRQGHLVEFSSRRLLDKWVQCRTTNANCICVNERFILVGCAESIIRIFNAATLEYVTTLPRTHYLGVDVAQGIQINHIMSVPQQAKFPDCIAMVFDEQRSKVSCVYNDHSLYIWDLRDISRVGKSHSFLYHSTCIWGVETVPYNVEREPSQTLPEECFVTCSSDDTIRVWGLDGCTNNDIYRRNIYSKELLKIVYSDDELQFIKDQGSSLFDKAGNSSYDGRNGVRCIKISPELQHLASGDRCGNIRVYSLVNLRLLTTIEAHESEVLCLEYSNEKIERKLLASASRDRLIHVFDVAQNYLLLQTLDDHSSSITSIKFVGAGLNFQMISCGADKSIMFRSFQGNIFMRGTNTSGKTTLYDMEVDSNAKHILTACQDRNVRVYGTQNAKQTKTFKGSHSDEGSLIKLSLDPSGIYVATSCTDKTLAVYDYYSNECMARMYGHSELVTGLKFTNDCRHLISASGDGCIFIWQVPHDMIVTMQARMSQQRLRSGHAPLPRPLAPISPPDGIVLESPTSEIEQPQLQPKFGVAERFSDVGQLPQWAMRKAAADSDSGALSIPTPIGGSATVPGMHAASSMGNLSSSPSQQMTGLAPRARGRWAQRSTQLETADDLRSNSESPLGTVSSVGGHSGVNVQTSDYNSASSKDITYNQTYLSEDSSIDSGMETRRGELKFIGSSNNGTVVTVSSVSSMAVFASNGAMSTGSGAAQQRLQLPDKRLKPGLRFDTHTHDHDGDVEDISDGERTSSDHGMFYNNLAPSTPTDFKVTAMNEDELRKSVRRQKFEKSGLQLTPSALSGNGSSHTASTGTGTSDTEDEGSTPSAENAERSLASTLGGSSENLPQASTNSFLHAALPEGPGLTTPMERGGSSRRSISAKHNTENGKSVAAPPTITKSYTSTKKEELLQVINKVKQQLENGTRKNGNTRLNAIAEVGHRPLRGSHSISDLSLAANLDGSRNAGGGPGRYTKPVASHDTSQYTSPQNTTATAAPTNTQQQLQPPVQKQYQIPKEPHQQAQQQHQQYAPPASQQFFNCAAPKSKLQQNFQTMRQVQQHYPPYPHHVGVHQIHPPPGVPFGGSAAGSTTSMRSHSQPQNRQQQQQQQQQRAKRNPAGNNRRTPSILKHYKSCPVSPVHEEVEWSAEGNERGALLGEPKRHSVYADDARTILDMIHADTEKMIDEITRKYGDLDEPGIPASYSMPANLRNLGGLGSTGDSTPTGRTTQYYVYREFYQCERKVSLSDILQPEQFAASQRRLDEARFLETQRHSSASFFLTGQQSQESLSLLSDGDGPGSYCNSLESVLSDESDCQSAPLEYPQTQVAVLQQRHAGIRNFIIHGPVSKSYGNSPNAYGSFDYYMRQQHSTTTDSFDVTGYNLEPLKPLPSSKTYPRIAQVQVSENIPTLRSKNKQYTSGVNKSLSTDFAQQRQQRNSNPMQSGDNLFVRKPLKPKPPVPAKPHNLVSTLSHMEKQQKQKSQSRTASVVQQFEHNLQKFEKEKQREREQQRRPAMRSSVSSGALAGGSATQSCLKKVSRFDTSESSRRATSVRQKNRPKISVRFNTVSQIKYTPSAKRERLTREEEPPEMEVGSLPSDYGERSFEMYFAENGNAPENLENMQSLKLYTKPQLQAVVDEIQQEREKYRKNLDNAGKISGKGGSGKGKGAGSSTSHQCQNIAKKIDIIEKLIAMEENKMEQIRLATESRLRPFNCNAKEKGYVKSLTMNFDMLARGEDPTEDEDLASRDASDLCAYARNIRRNCSLPDVLESTDFTGIYNSQGVELAKEVIADDESGDPANPGITADSANHDDIGQTVVLRMEPGNPKTLNPMPIEESSIRRACSLSDLHMGNFGKPGKSQNGTPQKPQVQHRNGNVSRSASKRNSLQGKTGLGASSNSMNVLNQGSDSEPEDSNRLRSASNGQGRSNGPIAANRQYSNKINNVNNNRRKTPNFSSATPMQDDSSSEETPNSTVNNKPIVPPRPRNLAFDHKSKLMINNSGSPGGNAKQRSGVTSTEDFEGTDPEAQVHNVINKLYTTTQAAMQLHANLKNTLLLKELENALIMSRNMLSSITNRQADKTNNGGGGLGVGGSGGLNHDQLNADNGDYLMMVNNCADLLSNLRTKHKPDDCENNS from the exons ATGTTCGCCCCCCGAAACTCGTCGCCAGTTGCCATCTACGGCAAGGAGGATGTGGCAGCCTACGAG ATAAAACTCAAAAAGGTCCTGGGCCTCACCGTGTGCAGCAATGCGGCTCTGGATGTGTCCCCAGTCAGCGGCCTGCTGGCCTATCCAGCTGG CTGCACCGTGGTGCTCTTCAATGCGAAACGCCAGACACAGGCCTACCTGGTCAACACCTCCCGCAAAGCATTCACATCCGTGGCGTTCTCCCGGTGTGGTCGCTACGTGGCCACCGGGGAGTGTGGCATCAATCCGGCCATCAAGGTCTGGGAGCTGGAGACTCCGAACGGAAGTCTGGAGcactgcagcggcggcagtgTTGTTGCGGAGTTTGTGGACCACAAATACGCCGTCACCTGTGTG GCCTTTTCGCCCACTGGCAAGTACCTGGTTTCGGTGGGCTCCCAGCACGACATGATTGTCAATGTGTTCGACTGGCGGGCCAACCTCAAGATGGCCTCGAATAAAATCAGCTCTAAGGTGGCTGCCGTGTGCTTTTCCGAGGATGGCAGCTACTTTGTGACCGTGGGCAATCGCCACGTGAAATACTGGTATCTGGAGGGCGGAAGAAAG TACAAGGATCCTATTCCCCTGATGGGTCGGAGCGCAATTCTGGGCGATTTGCGGGACAACGACTTTTGTGCGGTGGCGTGCGGCAAGGGGATATGTGCGGAGAGCACGTACGCTATCACGCGGCAAGGACACTTGGTGGAGTTCAGCTCCCGCCGCCTGCTCGACAAGTGGGTGCAGTGCCGCACCACCAATGCCAACTGTATCTGCGTGAATGAAAGGTTCATTCTCGTGGGCTGTGCGGAGTCCATCATCCGCATCTTCAATGCGGCCACGCTGGAATACGTGACCACTCTGCCCAGAACTCATTACCTGGGCGTGGATGTGGCCCAGGGCATCCAGATCAACCACATCATGTCGGTGCCACAGCAGGCCAAGTTCCCCGACTGCATTGCCATGGTGTTCGACGAACAGCGTTCCAAG GTGAGCTGCGTTTACAACGATCACTCTCTTTACATCTGGGATCTGCGCGACATCTCACGAGTGGGCAAGTCGCACTCGTTCCTTTATCACTCCACTTGCATCTGGGGCGTGGAGACAGTGCCATATAACGTGGAGCGGGAGCCATCGCAAACCCTTCCAGAGGAATGCTTCGTCACCTGCTCCTCGGACGACACGATCCGTGTCTGGGGATTGGACGGATGCACCAACAACGATATCTATCGGAGGAACATCTACTCCAAGGAGTTGCTGAAGATCGTCTACAGCGACGATGAACTGCAGTTTATCAAGGATCAGGGTTCGTCCCTGTTCGACAAAGCTGGAAACTCCTCCTACGATGGAAGGAATGGAGTGCGGTGCATCAAGATCAGTCCGGAACTGCAGCACTTGGCCAGTGGAGATCGTTGCGGCAACATACGCGTGTATAGTCTGGTCAATCTGCGCCTCCTCACCACCATCGAAGCCCATGAGTCTGAGGTGCTTTGCTTGGAGTATTCCAATGAGAAGATCGAACGAAAGTTATTAGCCAGTGCCAGTAGGGATCGACTGATCCATGTTTTCGACGTGGCGCAGAATTATCTACTGCTACAAACGCTGGATGATCACAGCTCCTCCATCACCTCCATTAAGTTTGTGGGTGCAGGACTCAACTTCCAGATGATCAGTTGTGGCGCCGACAAATCTATTATGTTTAGGAGTTTTCAG GGAAATATCTTCATGAGGGGCACCAACACCTCAGGAAAGACGACGTTGTACGACATGGAGGTGGACTCGAATGCCAAGCACATTTTGACCGCCTGCCAGGATCGCAACGTGCGGGTTTACGGAACCCAGAATGCCAAGCAAACAAAGACCTTCAAGGGCTCTCATTCAGACGAAGGAAGTCTGATCAAACTCAGTCTCGATCCCAGTGGCATCTATGTGGCCACTTCCTGCACGGATAAAACGCTTGCTGTTTATGATTACTACTCCAATGAGTGCATGGCAAGGATGTACGGTCACAGCGAGTTGGTCACGGGACTCAAGTTCACCAACGATTGCAGACATTTAATTTCCGCAAGTGGCGACGGTTGCATTTTCATATGGCAAGTGCCACACGATATGATAGTGACCATGCAGGCCAGGATGTCGCAACAGCGTCTCAGATCTGGACATGCTCCATTGCCGCGACCCTTGGCTCCCATTTCGCCACCGGATGGTATTGTCCTGGAATCGCCTACCAGTGAAATAGAGCAGCCGCAATTGCAGCCCAAGTTCGGAGTAGCCGAAAGGTTTTCCGATGTGGGTCAACTGCCTCAGTGGGCGATGCGAAAAGCAGCAGCCGATTCGGATAGTGGGGCCTTGTCCATACCCACGCCCATTGGTGGATCTGCAACTGTGCCTGGCATGCATGCTGCTTCATCGATGGGAAATCTAAGCTCATCGCCCAGTCAACAGATGACAGGACTGGCACCCCGGGCCAGGGGAAGATGGGCCCAGAGGAGCACTCAGTTGGAAACGGCCGATGACCTGCGTTCCAACTCCGAAAGTCCTCTGGGAACCGTTTCGTCTGTAGGTGGTCACAGCGGTGTAAATGTCCAGACCTCTGATTACAATAGTGCCTCTTCCAAGGACATTACGTACAATCAAACCTACTTGAGTGAGGACTCCTCCATCGATTCTGGGATGGAGACGCGAAGGGGCGAACTCAAGTTcattggcagcagcaacaacggaACGGTGGTCACTGTGTCCTCCGTTTCCTCGATGGCTGTTTTTGCCTCCAATGGTGCCATGTCGACGGGTTCTGGAGCTGCCCAACAGCGTCTTCAGTTGCCGGATAAACGGTTAAAGCCGGGTCTGCGATTCGATACCCATACCCATGATCACGATGGGGATGTGGAAGACATCTCCGATGGAGAGAGAACTAGCTCCGATCACGGAATGTTCTACAACAACCTCGCGCCCAGCACGCCAAC AGATTTCAAGGTGACGGCCATGAACGAGGATGAGCTGCGCAAATCGGTGCGCCGTCAGAAGTTTGAAAAGTCCGGCCTTCAGCTTACCCCTTCGGCTctcagcggaaacggaagttcGCATACTGCGAGCACCGGAACTGGGACCTCCGATACCGAAGACGAAGGCTCCACGCCCAGTGCCGAAAATGCCGAGCGGTCGCTGGCCTCGACGTTGGGTGGCAGTTCGGAGAATCTGCCCCAGGCCAGCACCAACAGCTTCCTGCACGCCGCCTTGCCAGAGGGACCGGGACTAACAACGCCAATGGAAAGGGGTGGCAGCA GTCGCCGCAGCATCAGCGCCAAGCACAATACGGAGAATGGGAAAAGCGTGGCCGCGCCGCCCACCATCACCAAGTCGTATACAAGCACCAaaaaggaggagctgctgcaggtCATCAACAAGGtcaagcagcagctggagaat GGTACGCGAAAAAATGGCAACACACGGTTGAATGCAATAGCTGAG GTAGGCCATAGACCCCTCCGGGGAAGCCATAGCATATCGGACCTGAGTCTGGCAGCCAACTTGGATGGATCGAGGAATGCGGGCGGAGGACCAGGACGTTACACGAAGCCAG TTGCCTCCCATGACACTTCGCAGTATACTAGCCCTCAAAACACAACAGCAACGGCTGCACCAACGAATAcccagcagcaactccagcCACCAGTGCAGAAGCAGTATCAAATTCCAAAGGAGCCACATCAGCaagcccagcagcaacatcagcaataTGCGCCTCCTGCCtcccaacaatttttcaactGTGCTGCCCCGAAATCGAAGCTGCAACAGAACTTCCAGACGATGCGACAGGTGCAGCAGCACTATCCGCCCTATCCACATCATGTGGGTGTGCATCAGATCCATCCGCCTCCCGGGGTTCCGTTCGGAGGATCTGCTGCGGGGTCCACAACTTCAATGCGTTCGCATTCCCAGCCGCAAAAtcgccaacagcagcagcagcagcagcaacaaagagCAAAGAGGAATCCAGCTGGGAACAACCGGCGTACGCCTAGCATCCTAAAGCACTACAAATCCTGTCCAGTTTCTCCAGTCCACGAAGAGGTGGAATGGTCTGCCGAGGGAAACGAAAGAGGAGCTCTGCTCGGCGAGCCCAAAAGGCACTCTGTTTATGCTGATGATGCTAGAACTATTCTGGACATGATCCATGCTGATACGGAAAAGATGATTGATGAGATCACCCGAAAATACGGAGATCTGGATGAACCCGGTATCCCAGCATCGTACTCCATGCCAGCGAATCTGAGAAACTTGGGAGGACTGGGTTCCACTGGTGATTCCACGCCCACTGGCAGAACTACACAGTATTACGTTTACAGGGAATTTTACCAATGCGAGAGGAAGGTGTCCCTCTCGGATATTCTGCAGCCCGAGCAATTTGCGGCCAGTCAGAGAAGATTGGACGAGGCTAGATTTTTGGAGACCCAACGCCATTCCAGTGCCAGTTTCTTCCTCACCGGCCAGCAGAGTCAGGAGTCACTCTCTCTGCTTTCCGATGGCGATGGTCCTGGAAGCTATTGCAACAGCTTGGAGAGCGTACTGTCGGATGAAAGTGATTGCCAGAGTGCTCCCCTGGAGTATCCTCAAACTCAGGTGGCTGTTCTTCAACAGCGCCATGCCGGCATCCGGAACTTTATTATCCACGGTCCGGTGTCCAAGTCCTACGGAAACAGCCCGAATGCCTACGGGAGCTTCGACTACTATATGCGACAACAGCACTCCACAACAACGGACAGCTTCGACGTCACAGGCTACAATCTGGAGCCACTGAAACCACTGCCCAGTTCTAAGACATATCCCAGGATAGCTCAGGTTCAGGTGTCTGAAAATATACCCACTCTGCGATCCAAGAATAAGCAATATACCTCAGGTGTTAACAAGTCCTTAAGTACGGACTTCGCCCAACAGCGACAGCAAAGGAATTCGAATCCCATGCAATCAGGTGACAATCTTTTTGTGAGGAAACCACTGAAACCCAAGCCGCCGGTGCCAGCAAAACCTCACAATCTAGTCAGCACCTTGAGCCACATGGAGaagcagcaaaaacagaaatccCAGTCCAGAACCGCCAGTGTTGTCCAGCAATTTGAGCATAATTTACAGAAAttcgaaaaggaaaagcaaaggGAGCGGGAACAGCAAAGGAGGCCGGCGATGCGGAGCTCAGTAAGTTCTGGAGCTCTGGCTGGAGGATCAGCCACCCAGAGTTGTCTGAAGAAAGTCTCCCGCTTTGATACCAGCGAAAGCAGTCGAAGGGCCACCAGTGTGAGACAGAAAAATAGGCCAAAGATCTCTGTGCGCTTCAACACAGTCTCGCAGATCAAGTATACGCCCAGTGCCAAGAGGGAGAGGCTGACGAGAGAAGAGGAGCCACCGGAAATGGAGGTGGGCAGCCTGCCCAGCGACTATGGAGAGCGCAGTTTCGAAATGTATTTCGCGGAGAACGGAAATGCTCCGGAGAATCTGGAAAACATGCAGAGCCTTAAACTGTACACCAAACCCCAACTCCAAGCAGTGGTGGATGAGATACAGCAGGAGCGGGAAAAGTATCGAAAAAACCTTGACAACGCTGGCAAGATTAGCGGAAAGGGAGGAAGTGGAAAGGGAAAAGGAGCAGGCAGCTCCACCAGCCACCAGTGCCAGAATATAGCCAAAAAGATCGACATCATCGAGAAGTTAATCGCCATGGAGGAGAACAAAATGGAGCAAATACGTTTGGCGACCGAATCGCGCTTGAGGCCCTTCAATTGCAATGCCAAGGAGAAGGGCTATGTGAAAAGTTTGACCATGAACTTTGACATGCTGGCCAGAGGTGAAGATCCCACAGAAGATGAGGATCTGGCATCCAGAGATGCCTCGGATTTGTGCGCCTATGCGAGGAACATCCGCAGAAACTGCAGCTTGCCAGATGTCCTGGAGAGCACCGATTTCACTGGCATCTACAACAGCCAGGGTGTGGAGTTGGCCAAGGAAGTGATTGCCGACGATGAGAGCGGGGATCCGGCGAACCCAGGGATCACTGCAGATAGCGCTAATCACGATGACATCGGACAGACTGTTGTTTTGAGGATGGAGCCAG GCAATCCCAAAACGCTCAATCCCATGCCCATCGAGGAGTCCTCCATACGCCGCGCCTGTTCGCTGAGCGACCTGCACATGGGCAACTTTGGCAAGC ctggaaaatcgcAGAATGGCACTCCACAGAAGCCGCAGGTCCAGCACCGAAATGGAAACGTCTCGCGATCGGCCAGCAAAAGGAACAGTTTGCAGGGCAAAACTGGGTTGGGTGCCTCCAGCAACTCCATGAACGTTCTCAATCAGGGC AGCGACTCGGAACCCGAGGACAGCAACCGCTTGCGAAGTGCCAGCAACGGGCAGGGACGCAGCAACGGACCCATTG CTGCGAATCGCCAGTACAGCAACAAGATTAACAATGTTAACAACAATCGGCGAAAGACGCCAAACTTTAGCAGTG CCACGCCCATGCAGGACGACTCCAGCTCCGAGGAGACGCCCAATAGCACTGTCAACAACAAGCCCATTGTGCCACCAAGGCCTAGGAACCTGGCCTTTGATCACAAGAGCAAACTGATGATCAACAACAGTGGCAGCCCCGGCGGAAATGCCAAACAGAGGAGCGGAGTGACTTCCACTGAGGATTTCGAGGGCACAGATc CTGAAGCCCAAGTACACAATGTGATCAATAAACTTTATACAACCACACAAGCAGCTATGCAGCTGCATGCGAATCTGAAGAATACGCTGCTGCTGAAGGAACTGGAGAACGCCCTGATCATGTCCAGGAATATGCTAAGCAGCATCACCAATCG ACAAGCGGATAAGACGAACAACGGAGGCGGGGGATTAGGAGTGGGTGGTAGTGGGGGATTGAACCACGATCAGCTGAACGCTGACAACGGAGACTATCTGATGATGGTCAACAACTGTGCCGATCTTTTGAGCAATTTACGCACGAAGCACAAACCCGATGACTGTGAGAATAACTCCTAG